TGGTCTGTCTTTTGTTTGCTGTGCAATTAGACTGAGGTTACTGCCTACAGACGATAGATGGACAAAGCATGGTATTTATAACTGTCCTGTGTACATAAAAAAGGAGTGTGCTACATTAGCTTCTGGAGGAACACGTGAGAATGTCTAATTGTATGTCTTCTTATACAACATTAAATATTTTCCAGCATAGGCTACTCATGAACAAGACACCAGGTCTTTTTCCcacttttgttctttttgttctttttttttttctttagaaaaTCTAAAAAGCACAAATAATCTTGTTTGGTTACATGAAGCacttttacatacattttaagaagcacaaacaaatgaattgcatctttcatttatttttatcagttttttttgttttttatcttaACACAATTCTATTAACAATTGTTTTTCCTTAGGTTGACAAAGCATTGTTGATGGAGTCGTGTCAACATTGTGTACAGCACTATTATTTTAATATCGTTAGCTTTCAGAGAGGACAAGAGTCTGCCACTCTAAACTGacaaccaaacaatacccagctAGGTATTTAAAAGGCTCACTGGCTCTCCctgtgttgtaatttgtagaatGAACAAATGAGACAAGCTTTATATCACACCCTTCAGTCATCACAAACAAAATCATACATGCACTGTAAGACTTCTGCTACTGGTCTTCAGCCAAATATACACCATGGTTACTAATCTTCATTTGCTCATCTAGAGGAGTTTTCAAGTAATGCACAAGTGCCTAGCAACCCAGTCCTCTTCCATGGGCAATTATCGTTACTCATTAATGATTACAATATTCATAAACCTCATAATTGTACAGCAATGTCACTTTATTACCATTCTCTTCTATAACATAAATAGAGCACTGTTAGCAACAATCCTCTATCCACAACAACAAGTGAAATGAGTCTAACCAGAAACAGTTACATCAGTTTTGACCTATaagcaataaaaaagtcatgcagTTTTATTCGGTGGAAAAGGCGTGTCTGTCTTTTCATATCTTGACCTAAAACCCAATATGTAGACAACCATTAAAAGTTAGTACTGTAACATAACATTCATTCAGAATACCATGTAGATTGTTAAGCATACCAGGGTCTGCAGAGCATGAACATCAATGATTTTGATGATCTTGCTATCTTTACTATAGCACTGCATTTTCACCAAAACATCTGCTGTATGTGCAGAGACTTGAAAATGTTGGATATGTTGGACTGGATCCGAGTGTCTCCAGCAAAGCCTCAAAACTTGTTTATACCATTAAAAATAAGTATTGCCAGATTTTCTTAAGAACAGATCTGCAATATTGCCATAGCCATTTACAGACTGAGCACCCAATCTACCTAAACGTAGATCAAGTGCTAAGTCTAAAAAAAGTGTAGCTCTAAGATGATAGAGTGAAGTAACTGGTGGATAACCAAATCATCAAAACTGAATGCAGTGAGAGCCACCAAATGTTGCACTGCACTGagtctgtgtgttgccattgtTTATAAGATAAATGGCATTGCTCTATAGAATAAAATTATTTCATTGAACGTTGTACCACAAACACACTAATCAAAGAGTGATCTATGACATTATTTACTTGTTCTGAATGAACAACATCATAAGCACTTCACCAGAATGTAAAAAGACCTTCAACTGCTTTACACAACCCAAAAGCCATTTGGTAAAGGTTTTGTGATTATGTTTCATAAATACTTTAAGTATGTAGTTCCTTACCTGCACATTTTCTCTGAGATCTGTGGCCTCCCTGAGGGGCTGGGTGGAAGCTCTGAAGAGCTCGTCCACTACTTTGATCCCTGTGGTCTTGGTGGTGGTGTACTCCCGGGCCTTTCTACTCTTCCTGACAGACAGACCCCTCTTATGTGCCTTTCCTCCACCCCGCCTGTTGGTGATGGCTACATGGACAAACAGGGTGGTGTTGGGTAGGAACTCTCCCGTCAGTGATTGTAGGGGGACATGTCTATAGCCTGGCTGTAGGCACTCAAATGGGATGGTGTACTGGCCAATGAACTCGTCTCCAATGTAGTCGTCATCCAGCACCACAAAGCGCAGTACTGCAAGTTCTGGTAAATTAATCTGGAATTCAAAACTCTCATCAAAAATAGGGTTGTCACCATTCTGGGACACAGTCTTGGTTCTTTGCTCAGCACAGTCAGCTGGAATGCCGTGGATCTCCACATATATGTAGGGCTCCACCACATCACCCTTAGCTGCAGAGCCGCGAGGCTTGGGCAGATTCTGCCCACTGATGACCTTAATGTGAAGAAGCTGGGCAGACACCCCTGGCAGCGAGTCCCGAGCATTGGCACTAAAGTAGGACACCTCCTCCCTCATGATGGCTGGCCGCAGAACATACCCACAGTTTCCATTCTGCCTGAACCAGCCTAGGTTGAGGTCCATCATCAGGCCTGGTGTCTGGTAGTTCATGGCCACAATCTGGCAGCCACACTTCCAGAAATCCTGGGGGTTCATGTTGCTGGCATCAATTCTCATAGGTGTGGGATATACCCTGGAGAGAAAGCGCTTGTTATAACAGACAAATTCCTCTGGGAACTCATTGGCAAACCTGTTTGCATCAACCTCATTGAAGGAACATATCTCCCAGTATTTTTGGTCTCTCTTAGAGATCTCAAAGTCCCTAAACTGGACTGACTTGCAGAGAGATACAAGATCAGAGAGCTCCCTGCACAGTCTGAGTCTCCTGTAGCTTAAGCCATTTAGCTGGTCCTTCTCATCAGCTCCCACTCGTCGAGACAtttccagaccctcctcctcatctgtcACGTCACCCTCATCAGTGCAGTTGGGCGGTAGCCTCTTACCCTTAATGAGGATTTTACCTTTGAGTTTCTCAGGGGAGGGTAGGTAGTTTTCCTCCTTGAATGGGGGTTCAACATACAGCTTGTCCCCAAGAATCTTCTTCATATGCTGTGCTATGACCCTCTGCTGAGGGATGGAGCAGTGGGTCACTAGGCAGAGAATCAAGGGATACTCTGAGCTCTCAAAAGCATATTGGTTTATAATGTCCAGGACTTTAGAGAAAGCTAGATGTGAGGCTACAGAACTACCCACATACACCACTGGTTCATTATCAGGGCCATCCCATACAATGACCTCAATGCTGCGACAGCCCATTCTTAGAGCTCGGATGTAGCTGCTGATGTCTGACGAACCCCAGAAATGGTCTTCCAGAAGTGAGGCATTATGTGACGAGTTGATGTAGTAGTGGGACAGAGGCTGGGTCATATCTTGGCACACACGTTTGTGCTGAGGGTCAAAGATGTGGCATTCGGAGGAGAGGAGGTAGTGTGTAAAGCCATCAATGGAGAGGTAGGCCCTCTCCCTACCTTCGGCGGATGGCTCAAATTTCTGAACAATATCCCTGCACATGTCCTCCGTTACACCTTCCACACCCTGCTCCACCTCCACGAAAAGCATCAGATCTTTACTGTCCAGATACTCCTTGTTACTGGAGAACTGTACCAGTAGGAAGAAGATTTCTGGTCGTGTGCAGAGCTCACAGTAGGCCTCCACAAAGGTGTCCATGTTAATCCCCTCTCCATATTGGTCTTTAGCTTTCTGGAGTTCCTTGAACTTCAGCTCTATCCTAGACTCTTTCATTCCAGGGTTGAGCCCCTTGATTATTTGGGTGGCCCTGAACAGGTCTATGTGTCCTTCCTTTTCCATATCTGCCAGTTCAAACACTGAGCCAATCCAAGACGTTCGTAGACTCGGTTGGCTGGGTTCCACCATGTCTACAGTGTGCCGGCCATAAGACACCAGATACCTCAGGCCCATCACCCAGGTGCTGACAACATCTGCTGTACTGGCTACCAAATCTAAGGACTCATAGTTATCCCCATAGATGATTGAGAAGGCACATTCATCAGGGAACTGATCTGAGAGACCATTGCTGCGCAAAACTGGGGTTTTCTTTCCCAAACGGACCTCCTTAATGCCCTTGATCTCTAGTTTGGCCTTTTCTGAATCCTTTTTTGATGGCTCCCAACGGAGCCAGTGCATGTCTGGATCCAGCAGGAAGTAGCGGTTGTACATGCGTGAGTTAGAGCGCACCTTCTTCATCTCACAACCCTCCATCATAAAGGCCATGCAAGCAGCTGTGCTGTTGATCTTGCGGTCATTTGGCATTGAGCTGAAGGACACCGTTTTCTTCCTCACCTGCCTCTGTTTGGAACCATCCTGGAAACAGAATGGGATGGGGGAGGGTTGGGATAAAGAAGGATTTATTGGTTACACTTTGTATCTgaattcagaaaaaaaagcagTAAACACCACAGTGAGATTATAATGTATAGAAGAGCATAACAGAGACAAAAGGCTGGGTTAGCACCTTTATAATTGGGTGGATTTACACATAGATAGATAAATGCACATTAAACCGAAAAGAAAAATCCTAAATGTAAACACAAGCTGTTATGCTGGACATGATACAACCATTCCCAATGCTGAACGCATAAACATGATAAAGAACGGGCTACCATTAAACACCCAGTTATCAACTGCTTAGTGgaaatcttttttattttcttcccaGCATGTTTGCTCAACATACATGGGCCCATCTTATGAAGATGGGACACAGCAGTGGATAGGCACGATGCAGGTGCTTCTTTGACATCTGACTTCAAATGGCAAAAAAGCAATCagtcattttttatatatttatgataGGCCAATAGCCTCGGAGATAATTATGTGCTTATTTAAAATGCACATCTCCCCGTCTAATTTttctgctaatgttttaaattgCATAAAGTAACTTAATGTGAAGGCAGAGTAACTTCTGTGGTTTTCCCTTGAGATAAATTGTAatatgcagtaatgcatgaggtctgtttcttttttaaacaggACTGCTTGCTGTAATGATAGGGTACAGAACTTGAAATACAATTTTGGCTTGGCTGAAGTCACAATGATTTCATCCCTCAAACAAAGTTGAGGGCTTTAAATTTGGTTTCAAATTACCTTTTAACTGCAAATGAGATGTGGTTAAATAATTATCCTGTGGGCAACCTCTCATAAATACATTTCTTGccagccgattccaaagacatTGCATTTGTTAAAGCTCTGTGGAGACTCTCTCTTTACAACCAAGGCAAAAGCCAAACTTGTGAAAGTAGTGAAACAGATGCGCCACACACCCCCTGCCATGACATGGCTGAACTTTTGCAGCTTTTAGGTCATGAGCCTAGCTGGCAGAAAGCAGACATACAGCACTGCCCTATTTCCCCACAAGGCTGTGGTTAGCTAGAAAGCCTGAATGCAGATGGCCTGGTTAAGGGCTTGGAAAATAGGCTTGTTGAATAATGCAAACCACAGAGAACAGTACAGTAAAGTCAAAACTAAAACAATCCACAAATTACTGTTACATATTAACTATTCTAGACACAAAGCTTTTGAGACATGTCATTGTTGAAATTCAGACAAAGgacaaattctttttttaaataattttgtgaAAACATCTATGACCACACTCATATGTCAGTGGTGATGCTTGATTACTACAACTCTAATATGAAATGCATGTAACCAAAGCCATCTAATCTCAATTTTCCTCCTTGTTCCATGTCTGTTGATCGTTTTTAGTTTGAAAAGAGGAAGCTAGAAAGGGCAGAGGACCCCAGGGCTATGGAGGAGTCAGTATGTCTTTCCCCCAAGACAGTGACTGCCTGTACAGGTGTGATGGATCTCCCCTGAGCATGAGTTTAACTGTAGTCACAGTGAAAAGCCTCAGGACCATCCATCTTTCACCTGACGGTCAGAGGCAGATGACGCCCGTTACCTCATCGCGATTAATGAGCACCACTTGATGCAAAGCTGAAGATATGACATGATGATCGCTCTCTGGTTTTGCTCTTGTTTTACGACCTCTATCTCTAACCCCTACACATACTGTCAGTACTCAAtatcataattaaaaaaaaaacctgtaatcTATAATAAAGATTACAAATCATTCTTTAATGTCAATGAAATACCTTTTGGAAATTCTAGATGCACTGCTCTTACACAAGACGGTGTGTTGTGGCCCAATGCTGGGACCACCCAAGTCAAAATGGTTGTTCACAATGTGTTAAAATAGAGTTATTCAAGCATTTGTTTTCTCCTCCTCGAGAAACACTTGCATGCAATTGCCGTGAGAGCTAGTGCCAAGACCAACAGGCACATGGTTATGCATGTGCTCTTGCCAGGACTGTGAGGGTAAGGAGGGTGCTGTTGGTTCAGATGTTGGATAATACAATTCCAACTCTTTCACAGAGGTAACCTTGAAATAAAAAGAACGGGTAACACTTCATAATAATGGTACATGAGTTATCATGAATTCACtcatgtagtacttcatgaactatcagtaatgtacaaggatgaatagtatctcatgcatgacttaatgcaggaacaatgtgttaattaatgcatcaatgtCATGTCTGTGGCCattcaaataaagtgctgacctggtcCATCTTTAAAATCGATTAATAAGATATGATTTATCAATTTTAAAGATGGACCAGGTAAGCtctttatttgaagggccacaaacatgatgaagttAATCAAGATTACAACGATttagaatatatataatatatactgcTATGGCTGGTCAGTTTtttgaagaagacatgaacattattaataaatcagaaatcatgatgattcaaataccttaattgatgcattaattaatgtattgttcctgcattaagtcacACATGAGATACTATTAATACTTGTACATTACTGTGTTACCAAAGAAGAAGGCAGA
This window of the Sander lucioperca isolate FBNREF2018 chromosome 21, SLUC_FBN_1.2, whole genome shotgun sequence genome carries:
- the si:ch211-210g13.5 gene encoding inactive phospholipase C-like protein 2 is translated as MAGVHASDVVSGHVLDPIIGAPPAQGATNTAGITGGAAALTLTSTRAYLEVSAAAQGYGAEGVYTNGRYREHGSPRTGSGSRDNSAERSQGAGNIPCSIMKDGSKQRQVRKKTVSFSSMPNDRKINSTAACMAFMMEGCEMKKVRSNSRMYNRYFLLDPDMHWLRWEPSKKDSEKAKLEIKGIKEVRLGKKTPVLRSNGLSDQFPDECAFSIIYGDNYESLDLVASTADVVSTWVMGLRYLVSYGRHTVDMVEPSQPSLRTSWIGSVFELADMEKEGHIDLFRATQIIKGLNPGMKESRIELKFKELQKAKDQYGEGINMDTFVEAYCELCTRPEIFFLLVQFSSNKEYLDSKDLMLFVEVEQGVEGVTEDMCRDIVQKFEPSAEGRERAYLSIDGFTHYLLSSECHIFDPQHKRVCQDMTQPLSHYYINSSHNASLLEDHFWGSSDISSYIRALRMGCRSIEVIVWDGPDNEPVVYVGSSVASHLAFSKVLDIINQYAFESSEYPLILCLVTHCSIPQQRVIAQHMKKILGDKLYVEPPFKEENYLPSPEKLKGKILIKGKRLPPNCTDEGDVTDEEEGLEMSRRVGADEKDQLNGLSYRRLRLCRELSDLVSLCKSVQFRDFEISKRDQKYWEICSFNEVDANRFANEFPEEFVCYNKRFLSRVYPTPMRIDASNMNPQDFWKCGCQIVAMNYQTPGLMMDLNLGWFRQNGNCGYVLRPAIMREEVSYFSANARDSLPGVSAQLLHIKVISGQNLPKPRGSAAKGDVVEPYIYVEIHGIPADCAEQRTKTVSQNGDNPIFDESFEFQINLPELAVLRFVVLDDDYIGDEFIGQYTIPFECLQPGYRHVPLQSLTGEFLPNTTLFVHVAITNRRGGGKAHKRGLSVRKSRKAREYTTTKTTGIKVVDELFRASTQPLREATDLRENVQNAMVSFKELCGLTPAANMKQCILTMSSWLMNSERSLKVTVDLSETYPTMEAQGPVPELLRKVLNAYDMMIQTSRTLIESADVVYSKLTQAQRAGLDFHEDLHRIGAKEGLKGRKLQKAMESYAWNITVLKGQADLLKHAKIEALDTLRQIHCAAQSCGLSKNGAASPQLQHHPHHQPQQVHIQQQPQAKTHPQPPPLHQSQTQPQSQSQTAPQAYLHPHSQLPALPLVQTVSKPPAYTQPPPLPQFQYQSQQQRAAGPLDAIHEKEMVSGDPVGSC